The sequence CAAGAAGTTTTGACTTGATATTTGAAGCgcacaaacccaaatcaataCATAACTGGCGAAGTTGTAGGAGTGTAATTATAACAGCTTCAAGCTTGGATAGATCACACTCAGAATCAACATAATCCTGGAAAACATGCTTAGCTTTCTCTTCCATTATGTTGTACAATTGAAGTTCTTCTTTAGAAAATTCCACATAATAGTTCTCTATTGTTTTAAGTGGCACAATCAGTCCATTGTCTTTTGTTCTTCGCAAAGAAATGGTTTCCATTAGTACCTGAAATTGTATTAAGTTGCATTAtaaccaattaaattatttaaaaaataaataaataaaaaaactgcaTACATAGGAATCAGTCTGCAGAAAACAACACAATGCAATTAAAAACAGGAAACAgaacaatttaaaattaatggaCTTCGTTAAAGTTTCTAGgcaggaaaaaggaaaaaaaggtaGGAAAAAAATACACGATGAATCACTTGaccaagcaaagaaacaaagtaGGAAGAAGATCAGTAAACCGTTCACGATAAAGTTAAAGCATTTTGCCATCCATCTTAAGTcttgaaaagattaaaaataaaaaaatcttataaccTACACATAGAATAACATAGAACAATCAAACAGAGCACGCATACTTATTCTTCAGTAACATAACCTTAGATAAACCAAATCTGTAACATACCTGTAGATGAGAAAGCTCTTCCAAGCTTTCCAAATAA is a genomic window of Quercus lobata isolate SW786 chromosome 2, ValleyOak3.0 Primary Assembly, whole genome shotgun sequence containing:
- the LOC115957584 gene encoding putative SWI/SNF-related matrix-associated actin-dependent regulator of chromatin subfamily A member 3-like 1 gives rise to the protein MSLLRLQQSYLESLEELSHLQVLMETISLRRTKDNGLIVPLKTIENYYVEFSKEELQLYNIMEEKAKHVFQDYVDSECDLSKLEAVIITLLQLRQLCIDLGLCASNIKSKLLDENIEVA